The following coding sequences are from one Streptomyces angustmyceticus window:
- the mnmA gene encoding tRNA 2-thiouridine(34) synthase MnmA yields MTDDAPRRLRVLAAMSGGVDSAVAAARAAEAGHDVTGVHLALSENPKSFRTGARGCCTIEDSHDARRAADVIGIPFYVWDLAERFREDVVDDFIAEYEAGRTPNPCLRCNEKIKFAALLDKALALGFDAVCTGHYATVVLREDGTRELHRASDMAKDQSYVLGVLDDRQLAHAMFPLGDTLTTKAEIREEAARRGLFVAKKPDSHDICFIADGDTQGFLAKRLGTAPGDIVDESGAVLGSHEGAYGFTIGQRKGLRIGHPAPDGKPRYVLDISPVDNTVTVGPADALDVTALTAIRPRWCGRPPTAGPATYTAQLRAHGGETEVTAELVDGTDLRVAFTEPVRGVAPGQAIVLYDGSRVVGSATIATTERRVRAGA; encoded by the coding sequence ATGACTGATGACGCACCCCGCCGCCTCCGCGTACTCGCCGCCATGTCCGGCGGTGTCGACTCCGCCGTTGCCGCGGCCCGCGCCGCCGAGGCCGGCCATGACGTGACGGGCGTGCATCTCGCGCTTTCCGAGAACCCGAAGTCCTTCCGCACCGGCGCCCGCGGCTGCTGCACGATCGAGGACTCGCACGACGCCCGCCGCGCCGCCGACGTCATCGGCATCCCCTTCTACGTCTGGGACCTCGCCGAACGCTTCCGCGAGGACGTCGTCGACGACTTCATCGCCGAGTACGAGGCCGGGCGCACCCCGAACCCCTGCCTGCGCTGCAACGAGAAGATCAAGTTCGCCGCGCTCCTGGACAAGGCGCTGGCCCTGGGCTTCGACGCCGTGTGCACCGGCCACTACGCCACGGTCGTCCTGCGCGAGGACGGCACCCGCGAGCTCCACCGCGCCTCCGACATGGCCAAGGACCAGTCCTACGTTCTCGGCGTCCTCGACGACCGCCAGCTGGCGCACGCCATGTTCCCGCTCGGCGACACCCTCACCACCAAGGCCGAGATCCGCGAAGAGGCCGCCCGCCGCGGCCTGTTCGTCGCCAAGAAGCCGGACAGCCACGACATCTGCTTCATCGCCGACGGCGACACCCAGGGCTTCCTCGCCAAGCGGCTCGGCACGGCCCCGGGCGACATCGTCGACGAGTCCGGCGCGGTCCTGGGCAGCCACGAGGGCGCGTACGGCTTCACGATCGGCCAGCGCAAGGGCCTGCGCATCGGCCACCCGGCCCCCGACGGCAAGCCGCGCTACGTCCTCGACATCTCCCCGGTCGACAACACCGTCACCGTCGGCCCCGCCGACGCCCTCGACGTCACGGCCCTGACCGCCATCCGCCCCCGCTGGTGCGGCCGCCCCCCGACGGCCGGCCCCGCCACGTACACGGCCCAGCTCCGCGCCCACGGCGGCGAGACCGAGGTCACCGCCGAGCTGGTGGACGGCACCGACCTCCGGGTGGCGTTCACCGAACCGGTCCGCGGCGTGGCCCCCGGCCAGGCCATCGTCCTCTACGACGGCAGCCGGGTGGTCGGCTCGGCCACCATCGCCACCACGGAGCGACGGGTACGGGCGGGGGCGTAG
- a CDS encoding N-acetylmuramoyl-L-alanine amidase: protein MQRMGKRDGKRDGDARAGAPAEGRGDGDGQGAGRGITRRRALWIGGGGAVAAGVAALAAGGEPARWWWRLPGNEKPREAGAVDFRGAQWVAASPANYRRADRPADYAIDRVVIHVVQGSYATALNVFRNPDHEAAAHYVIRKDGHVAQLIRELDVAFHAGNRGYNERSVGIEHEGYVDRPESFTDAMYASSARLTAGVCRRYGFPADREHIVGHSEVPGADHTDPGRHWDWDRYLGLVRAELREPVRKPSREHPAGRV, encoded by the coding sequence ATGCAGCGCATGGGGAAGAGGGACGGGAAACGGGACGGCGACGCGCGGGCCGGCGCCCCGGCCGAGGGCCGCGGCGACGGCGACGGCCAAGGGGCGGGGCGCGGGATCACCCGGCGGCGGGCGCTGTGGATCGGGGGCGGCGGGGCAGTGGCCGCCGGGGTCGCGGCGCTCGCGGCCGGGGGCGAGCCGGCGCGCTGGTGGTGGCGGCTGCCGGGGAACGAGAAGCCGCGCGAGGCCGGCGCGGTGGACTTCCGGGGCGCGCAGTGGGTCGCGGCGTCCCCGGCGAACTACCGGCGGGCGGACCGGCCCGCGGACTACGCGATCGACCGGGTGGTGATCCACGTCGTCCAGGGCAGCTACGCGACCGCGCTGAACGTCTTCCGGAACCCGGATCACGAGGCCGCCGCCCACTACGTGATCCGGAAGGACGGGCACGTCGCACAGCTGATCCGCGAGCTGGACGTGGCGTTCCACGCGGGCAACCGCGGCTACAACGAGCGGAGCGTCGGCATCGAGCACGAGGGGTACGTGGACCGGCCGGAGTCGTTCACGGACGCCATGTACGCGTCGTCGGCGCGGCTGACGGCCGGGGTGTGCCGGCGCTACGGCTTCCCGGCCGACCGGGAGCACATCGTGGGGCACAGCGAGGTGCCGGGGGCGGATCACACCGATCCGGGGCGGCACTGGGACTGGGACCGGTATCTGGGGCTCGTCCGGGCCGAGCTGCGCGAGCCCGTACGGAAGCCGTCGCGGGAGCACCCGGCGGGCCGGGTCTGA
- a CDS encoding cysteine desulfurase family protein, with protein MVYLDHAATTPMLPEAVQAMTAQLTVTGNASSLHADGRRARRTVEEARESLAVSLGARPSEIVFTAGGTEADNLAVKGLYWSRRAADPARTRVLASPVEHHAVLDAVEWLADHEGARVEWLPVDAHGRVHAEALREAIARDPGDVALATVMWANNEIGTVQPVRELADAAAEFGVPLHADAVQAFGQLEVDFAASGLAAMTVSGHKIGGPYGIGALLLGREHAPVPVLHGGGQERQVRSGTLDTPAIAAFAAAGRHAAAHREDFARDIGALRDDLVKAVLAAAPDAVLGGDPDPAGRLPANAHFSFPGCEGDSLLLLLDAQGIACSTGSACTAGVAQPSHVLLATGMSPELARGTLRFSLGHTSTAQDVAALAEAIGPVVERARSAGLS; from the coding sequence ATGGTTTACCTCGACCACGCCGCCACCACCCCGATGCTCCCGGAGGCGGTGCAGGCGATGACCGCCCAGCTGACCGTCACCGGCAATGCGTCCTCGCTGCACGCCGACGGCCGGCGGGCCCGGCGCACCGTCGAGGAGGCGCGCGAATCCCTCGCGGTCTCGCTCGGCGCCCGCCCCAGCGAGATCGTCTTCACCGCGGGCGGCACCGAGGCCGACAACCTCGCGGTCAAGGGCCTGTACTGGTCGCGCCGGGCCGCCGACCCGGCCCGCACCCGCGTCCTGGCCAGCCCCGTCGAGCACCACGCGGTCCTCGACGCCGTGGAGTGGCTCGCCGACCACGAGGGCGCCCGCGTCGAGTGGCTGCCGGTCGACGCCCACGGCCGGGTGCACGCCGAGGCACTGCGCGAGGCGATCGCCCGCGACCCCGGCGATGTCGCGCTCGCCACGGTCATGTGGGCCAACAACGAGATCGGCACCGTCCAGCCGGTGCGTGAACTGGCCGACGCCGCAGCGGAGTTCGGCGTTCCGCTGCATGCGGACGCGGTGCAGGCGTTCGGCCAGCTGGAGGTCGACTTCGCCGCCTCCGGGCTCGCCGCGATGACCGTCTCCGGCCACAAGATCGGCGGCCCGTACGGCATCGGCGCGCTGCTGCTCGGCCGGGAGCACGCCCCCGTGCCGGTGCTGCACGGCGGCGGCCAGGAGCGGCAGGTCCGCTCCGGGACCCTCGACACCCCCGCCATCGCCGCCTTCGCCGCCGCCGGCCGGCACGCCGCCGCCCACCGCGAGGACTTCGCCCGCGACATCGGCGCGCTCCGCGACGACCTGGTCAAGGCCGTGCTCGCCGCCGCACCCGACGCGGTCCTCGGCGGCGACCCGGACCCGGCGGGCCGGCTGCCGGCCAACGCCCACTTCTCCTTCCCCGGCTGCGAGGGCGACTCCCTGCTGCTCCTCCTGGACGCCCAGGGCATCGCCTGCTCCACGGGCTCCGCGTGCACGGCCGGCGTCGCCCAGCCCAGCCACGTCCTGCTGGCCACCGGGATGTCCCCGGAGCTGGCCCGCGGCACCCTCCGGTTCTCCCTGGGCCACACCTCCACCGCCCAGGACGTCGCCGCGCTGGCGGAGGCCATCGGCCCGGTCGTGGAACGGGCCCGCAGCGCCGGGCTGAGCTGA
- a CDS encoding alpha/beta fold hydrolase gives MTQWLLDRTFRSASGDEVRWAVHGAGRADAPPVVLLHGTPFSSYVWRGVARALAARHRVLVWDMPGYGASEKRDGQDVSLGAQARVFGELLAHWELTGEETPPAVVAHDFGGAVALRAHLLHGARYTRLALVDPVALAPWGSPTYRLLGAHPGVFGKLPPELHRALVREYVSSASHTGLHPAVLDRLTESWCTAGGQPAFYRQIAQNDQRFTDEIQGRYGEIRLPTLICWGARDTWIPVAKGRELAARIPGSRLRVIEGAGHLVQEDAPAELAAELAEFLRTE, from the coding sequence ATGACACAGTGGCTCTTGGACCGTACGTTCCGCAGTGCGTCCGGCGACGAGGTGCGGTGGGCCGTGCACGGGGCGGGCCGGGCGGACGCGCCGCCGGTGGTCCTGCTGCACGGGACGCCGTTCTCGTCGTACGTCTGGCGGGGCGTCGCCCGCGCCCTCGCGGCGCGGCACCGGGTGCTCGTCTGGGACATGCCGGGCTACGGCGCCTCGGAAAAGCGGGACGGCCAGGACGTCTCACTCGGCGCACAGGCCCGCGTCTTCGGGGAGCTGCTGGCGCACTGGGAGTTGACCGGCGAGGAGACCCCGCCGGCCGTCGTCGCCCACGACTTCGGCGGCGCCGTCGCGCTGCGGGCGCATCTGCTGCACGGTGCGCGCTACACGCGGCTGGCGCTCGTCGACCCGGTGGCGCTGGCGCCCTGGGGCTCGCCCACCTACCGGCTGCTGGGCGCGCACCCAGGGGTGTTCGGAAAGCTCCCGCCGGAGCTGCACCGCGCGCTGGTGCGGGAGTACGTGTCCTCCGCGAGCCATACGGGGCTGCACCCGGCCGTCCTGGACCGGCTGACCGAGTCCTGGTGCACGGCCGGGGGACAGCCGGCGTTCTACCGGCAGATCGCGCAGAACGACCAGCGGTTCACGGACGAGATCCAGGGGCGCTACGGCGAAATCCGGCTGCCGACGCTGATCTGCTGGGGCGCGCGGGACACCTGGATCCCGGTCGCGAAGGGGCGCGAGCTGGCCGCCCGCATCCCGGGCTCGCGGCTCCGGGTGATCGAGGGCGCCGGCCATCTGGTGCAGGAGGACGCACCGGCCGAACTCGCTGCGGAACTGGCGGAGTTCCTGCGGACGGAATAG
- a CDS encoding thioesterase family protein — protein sequence MALVTHGNSEFDRDTAVTRRAPGVYDAHLSAGWTIIQAVNGGYLLALMGRALGDALPHPDPLSVTAHYLTASVPGPAVIRTDVVRTGRTMSTGTASLIQFAEDGSEIERLRVLAAYGDLGTLSDDVRTTAKPPAIPPYEHCLGANDAPGGTTIPGSTAITERLDLRLDPETAGWAVGAPSGKGEMRAWFGLADGREPDPLSLLLTVDALPPTAFEMGLLGWVPTVELTAHIRHRPAPGPLRVAITTRNLAGGFLEEDAEVWDSEDRLVAQSRQLARAVLQG from the coding sequence ATGGCTCTGGTGACCCACGGCAACAGCGAGTTCGACCGCGACACGGCGGTCACCCGTCGCGCCCCCGGCGTCTACGACGCGCACCTCTCCGCCGGCTGGACGATCATCCAGGCGGTCAACGGCGGCTACCTCCTCGCCCTCATGGGCCGCGCCCTGGGCGACGCCCTCCCGCACCCCGACCCGCTGTCCGTCACGGCGCACTATCTGACGGCCTCGGTCCCCGGCCCCGCCGTGATCCGTACCGACGTGGTCCGCACCGGCCGCACGATGTCGACCGGCACCGCCAGCCTCATCCAGTTCGCCGAGGACGGCAGCGAGATCGAGCGGCTGCGGGTGCTCGCCGCCTACGGCGACCTCGGCACGCTGTCCGACGACGTCCGCACCACCGCCAAGCCGCCGGCCATCCCGCCGTACGAGCACTGCCTCGGCGCGAACGACGCCCCCGGCGGCACCACCATCCCCGGCAGCACCGCCATCACCGAGCGGCTCGACCTCCGGCTGGACCCCGAGACCGCCGGCTGGGCGGTCGGCGCCCCCTCCGGCAAGGGCGAGATGCGTGCCTGGTTCGGCCTCGCCGACGGCCGCGAGCCCGACCCGCTCTCCCTCCTGCTGACCGTCGACGCCCTGCCGCCCACCGCCTTCGAGATGGGCCTGCTCGGCTGGGTGCCCACCGTCGAGCTGACCGCCCACATCCGCCACCGCCCGGCCCCCGGCCCGCTGCGCGTCGCCATCACCACCCGCAACCTCGCGGGCGGCTTCCTGGAGGAGGACGCGGAGGTCTGGGACTCCGAGGACCGGCTGGTCGCCCAGTCGCGGCAGCTGGCGCGGGCGGTGCTGCAGGGGTAG
- a CDS encoding trimeric intracellular cation channel family protein has translation MLHVLYLVGVAAFAASGVLAAYRANMDPFGGLVLAFAASISGGTLRDVILDRRPLYWTHDWVLLTVIICVGVGTMIYLRFWQLPHKSLLVVDAVGLSVVTVIGARAAIEAGATPLAVIILAVLTGVAGEVIRDVLCGEFPPLLLREDVYAIAALAGGCCYLLLHHLGTGATPAAGISAGVVFALRMGAVYLGLHLPRPQQLRGRRGGQDSA, from the coding sequence ATGCTTCACGTCCTCTACCTGGTCGGTGTCGCGGCCTTCGCGGCGAGCGGGGTGCTGGCCGCCTACCGCGCCAACATGGACCCCTTCGGCGGCCTGGTGCTCGCCTTCGCCGCGTCCATCTCCGGCGGCACGCTGCGCGATGTCATCCTCGACCGGCGGCCGCTGTACTGGACGCACGACTGGGTGCTGCTGACCGTGATCATCTGCGTCGGCGTCGGCACCATGATCTATCTGCGGTTCTGGCAGCTGCCGCACAAATCGCTGCTGGTGGTCGACGCCGTCGGGCTGTCCGTGGTCACGGTGATCGGGGCCCGCGCCGCGATCGAGGCGGGCGCCACCCCGCTCGCCGTGATCATCCTGGCGGTGCTGACCGGGGTCGCCGGCGAGGTCATCCGCGATGTGCTGTGCGGGGAGTTCCCGCCACTGCTGCTGCGGGAGGACGTCTACGCGATCGCCGCGCTGGCCGGCGGCTGCTGCTACCTCCTGCTGCACCACCTCGGCACCGGGGCCACCCCCGCCGCGGGGATCTCGGCGGGGGTGGTGTTCGCACTGCGGATGGGGGCGGTCTACCTCGGGCTGCACCTGCCGCGCCCGCAGCAGCTCCGCGGCCGCCGCGGCGGGCAGGACTCCGCCTGA
- a CDS encoding M1 family metallopeptidase produces MALSRSARRSSRWLALATAVASAATIAAAPGASPGAPGVGDPYFPRMGNGGFDALHYDLGVSYHPDSGRLDGRTTLTARATQNLSAFDLDLQKLTVDSVRVNGRRAHVTRSGDEMSIRPAFPLRHGRKFTVTVAYHGVPQALSGPIVFGSDYGWMKTKDGVFVACEPNAASTWFPSSDHPGDKATYDIRIDAPKGLTGVSNGRLISSGEAHGRSYAHWRERRPMATYLATATIGKFDVRTGTTPGGTPMYVATDPTLPTGTVDVYGVTAEATDYWSKVFGPYPFEETGAIVDDMPQAGFSLEVQSKPAYSAVRSESTIVHELAHQWFGDSVSVRQWKDIWLNEGFASYAQWLWAEHRGTLSAHDAFRKAYDARPAGDAFWKVKVADPQRDTMFAQAVYTRGAMTLQALRERIGDTAFFKLLPAWTAAHRYGNADTAQFIALAEKISGQRLGDLFDTWLKTDSKPAPPAA; encoded by the coding sequence ATGGCACTCTCCCGTTCCGCACGTCGCAGCTCCCGCTGGCTCGCGCTGGCCACCGCGGTGGCCTCGGCCGCCACCATCGCCGCCGCCCCCGGCGCGTCCCCCGGCGCCCCCGGCGTCGGCGACCCGTACTTCCCCCGGATGGGCAACGGCGGCTTCGACGCCCTGCACTACGACCTCGGCGTCAGCTACCACCCCGACAGCGGCCGGCTCGACGGCCGCACCACGCTGACCGCCCGCGCCACCCAGAACCTCTCCGCCTTCGACCTCGACCTGCAAAAGCTCACGGTCGACTCGGTCCGGGTGAACGGCCGGCGGGCGCACGTCACCAGATCCGGCGACGAGATGTCCATACGCCCCGCCTTCCCGCTGCGCCACGGCAGGAAGTTCACCGTCACCGTCGCCTACCACGGCGTCCCCCAGGCGCTGAGCGGCCCGATCGTCTTCGGCTCCGACTACGGCTGGATGAAGACCAAGGACGGCGTCTTCGTCGCCTGCGAGCCGAACGCCGCCTCGACGTGGTTCCCCTCCAGCGACCACCCCGGCGACAAGGCGACCTACGACATCCGCATCGACGCCCCCAAGGGCCTGACCGGTGTCTCCAACGGGCGCCTGATCAGCTCCGGCGAGGCGCACGGCCGCTCGTACGCGCACTGGCGCGAGCGCCGCCCGATGGCGACGTACCTGGCCACCGCCACCATCGGGAAGTTCGACGTCCGCACCGGCACCACCCCCGGCGGCACGCCCATGTATGTGGCCACCGACCCGACCCTGCCCACCGGCACCGTCGACGTCTACGGCGTCACCGCCGAGGCCACCGACTACTGGTCGAAGGTCTTCGGCCCGTACCCCTTCGAGGAGACCGGCGCGATCGTCGACGACATGCCGCAGGCCGGCTTCTCGCTGGAGGTGCAGTCCAAGCCCGCCTACTCGGCCGTGCGCAGCGAGTCGACCATCGTCCACGAGCTGGCGCACCAGTGGTTCGGCGACTCGGTCTCCGTCCGGCAGTGGAAGGACATCTGGCTCAACGAGGGCTTCGCCAGCTATGCGCAGTGGCTGTGGGCCGAGCACCGCGGCACCCTCAGCGCCCATGACGCCTTCCGCAAGGCGTACGACGCCCGGCCGGCGGGCGACGCCTTCTGGAAGGTGAAGGTCGCCGACCCGCAGCGGGACACCATGTTCGCCCAGGCCGTCTACACCCGGGGCGCGATGACGCTCCAGGCGCTGCGCGAGCGCATCGGGGACACGGCGTTCTTCAAGCTCCTGCCGGCCTGGACCGCCGCGCACCGCTACGGCAACGCGGACACCGCCCAGTTCATCGCGCTCGCCGAGAAGATCTCCGGTCAGCGGCTGGGCGACCTCTTCGACACCTGGCTGAAGACGGACAGCAAGCCGGCGCCGCCGGCCGCCTGA
- a CDS encoding ABC transporter ATP-binding protein, giving the protein MTDTTDDQNKKIPLQKTADTPAQPAGETAADVAPLLRVRGLVRHFPITKGLLKRQVGAVQAVDGIDFDVRPGETLGVVGESGCGKSTMGRLITRLDEPTGGSIEFQGKDITHLSPGRLRPMRRDVQMIFQDPYGSLNPRHTIGGIVSTPFRLQGVEPEGGVKKEVQRLLELVGLSPEHYNRYPHEFSGGQRQRIGIARALALKPKLVVADEPVSALDVSIQAQVVNLMDDLQEELGLTYVIIAHDLSVIRHVSDRIAVMYLGKIVELADRKGLYESPMHPYTKALLSAVPVPDPKRRTQRDRILLKGDVPSPINPPSGCRFRTRCWKATEVCATTEPPLVALRTGHQVACHHPENAPDGASAAHTATAGGDTATGK; this is encoded by the coding sequence GTGACCGACACGACTGACGACCAGAACAAGAAGATTCCGCTCCAGAAGACGGCGGACACCCCCGCGCAGCCCGCCGGGGAGACCGCCGCCGACGTCGCGCCGCTGCTGCGGGTCCGCGGTCTGGTCCGGCACTTCCCGATCACCAAGGGCCTGCTCAAGCGGCAGGTCGGGGCGGTGCAGGCGGTCGACGGCATCGACTTCGACGTCCGGCCCGGCGAGACCCTCGGCGTCGTCGGCGAGTCCGGCTGCGGCAAGTCGACGATGGGCCGGCTGATCACCCGGCTCGACGAGCCGACCGGCGGCTCCATCGAGTTCCAGGGCAAGGACATCACCCACCTGTCCCCGGGCCGGCTGCGGCCGATGCGCCGGGACGTCCAGATGATCTTCCAGGACCCGTACGGTTCGCTGAACCCGCGGCACACCATCGGCGGGATCGTCTCCACCCCGTTCCGCCTCCAGGGCGTCGAGCCCGAGGGCGGGGTGAAGAAGGAGGTGCAGCGGCTGCTGGAGCTGGTGGGCCTGAGCCCGGAGCACTACAACCGCTATCCGCACGAGTTCTCCGGCGGCCAGCGCCAGCGCATCGGCATCGCCCGCGCGCTGGCGCTCAAGCCCAAGCTGGTGGTCGCCGACGAGCCGGTGTCCGCGCTCGACGTGTCGATCCAGGCGCAGGTCGTCAACCTCATGGACGACCTGCAGGAGGAGCTGGGCCTGACGTACGTCATCATCGCCCACGACCTCTCCGTCATCCGGCACGTGTCGGACCGGATCGCGGTGATGTACCTCGGCAAGATCGTGGAGTTGGCGGACCGCAAGGGGCTCTACGAGTCGCCGATGCACCCGTACACCAAGGCGCTGCTGTCCGCGGTGCCGGTGCCCGACCCCAAGCGGCGCACCCAGCGCGACCGGATCCTGCTCAAGGGCGACGTGCCCTCGCCGATCAACCCGCCCTCCGGCTGCCGGTTCCGCACCCGCTGCTGGAAGGCGACCGAGGTGTGCGCCACCACCGAGCCGCCGCTGGTCGCGCTGCGGACGGGGCACCAGGTGGCCTGCCACCACCCGGAGAACGCACCGGACGGCGCGAGCGCGGCGCACACCGCGACGGCGGGCGGTGACACGGCAACCGGCAAGTAA
- a CDS encoding ABC transporter ATP-binding protein: MTDSSEDRTTAAVDEPTAAGTGSPSAFLEVRDLKVHFNTDDGLVKSVDGLNFSLEKGKTLGIVGESGSGKSVTSLAVMGLHRASRQQRSKVSMSGEIWLDGKELVSADPDEVRRLRGREMAMIFQDPLSALHPFYSVGSQIVEAYRVHHDVDKKTARKRAVEMLDRVGIPQPDKRVDDHPHQFSGGMRQRAMIAMALVNNPELLIADEPTTALDVTVQAQILDLIRDLQKEFGSAVIIITHDLGVVAELADDLLVMYGGRCVERGPAEKVFYEPQHPYTWGLLGSMPRIDRDQTDRLIPVKGSPPSLINVPSGCAFNPRCPYADVPKDNLTRTVRPELREAGSGGTPANGGVADGGGHFSACHMSQEERERIWTEEIAPKL, encoded by the coding sequence GTGACCGACTCCTCCGAGGACAGGACCACGGCCGCCGTGGACGAGCCCACCGCGGCCGGTACCGGGTCCCCCTCCGCCTTCCTCGAAGTGCGCGATCTCAAGGTGCACTTCAACACCGACGACGGACTGGTGAAGTCGGTCGACGGCCTGAACTTCTCCCTGGAGAAGGGCAAGACGCTCGGCATCGTCGGCGAGTCCGGTTCCGGCAAGTCCGTGACCTCGCTCGCCGTGATGGGCCTGCACCGCGCCTCGCGCCAGCAGCGCAGCAAGGTGAGCATGTCCGGCGAGATCTGGCTGGACGGCAAGGAACTGGTCTCCGCCGACCCGGACGAGGTGCGCCGGCTGCGCGGCCGCGAGATGGCGATGATCTTCCAGGACCCGCTGTCCGCGCTGCACCCCTTCTACTCGGTCGGCAGCCAGATCGTGGAGGCGTACCGCGTCCACCACGACGTGGACAAGAAGACCGCGCGCAAGCGGGCCGTCGAGATGCTCGACCGGGTCGGCATCCCGCAGCCCGACAAGCGGGTGGACGACCATCCGCACCAGTTCTCCGGCGGCATGCGCCAGCGCGCCATGATCGCGATGGCGCTGGTCAACAACCCGGAACTGCTGATCGCGGACGAGCCGACCACCGCCCTGGACGTCACCGTCCAGGCGCAGATCCTGGACCTGATCCGCGATCTGCAGAAGGAGTTCGGCTCGGCGGTCATCATCATCACCCACGACCTCGGTGTGGTCGCCGAGCTCGCCGACGACCTGCTGGTGATGTACGGCGGGCGGTGCGTGGAGCGCGGCCCGGCCGAGAAGGTCTTCTACGAGCCCCAGCACCCCTACACCTGGGGCCTGCTCGGCTCCATGCCGCGCATCGACCGCGACCAGACGGACCGGCTGATCCCGGTGAAGGGCTCCCCGCCCAGCCTGATCAACGTCCCGTCCGGCTGCGCCTTCAACCCCCGTTGCCCGTACGCGGATGTGCCGAAGGACAACCTCACCCGTACGGTCCGCCCCGAACTGCGCGAGGCCGGCAGTGGGGGCACCCCCGCCAATGGGGGCGTAGCCGACGGGGGAGGGCACTTCTCCGCCTGCCACATGTCGCAGGAGGAGCGGGAGCGTATCTGGACCGAAGAGATTGCGCCGAAGCTGTGA
- a CDS encoding ABC transporter permease, with protein sequence MFSYIIRRLISAVILLLIVSAVTFGIFFLLPKLAGQSTDQLAQQYIGKAPTPADIAAVKKNLGLDKPVYEQYWDFLKGIFVGVDYKFGPEAAKCHVPCFGYSFKTHIEVWPEIQNRLPVTLSLAAGAAVLWVVSGVATGVLSALRPGSFFDRMAMGVALAGVSLPMFFTGALALALFTYQWPIFERSDYVPLMEDPFLWARTLVLPWVTLAFLYSALYARLTRAGMLETLSEDYIRTARAKGLRERKVVVRHGLRAALTPIITVFGMDLGLLLGGALITEQVFSLKGVGAFAVEAINANDLPNILGVTLLAAFFIVMCNLVVDVLYAAVDPRVRLS encoded by the coding sequence GTGTTCTCGTACATCATCCGCAGGTTGATCAGCGCAGTGATCCTGCTGCTGATCGTCAGCGCGGTCACTTTCGGCATCTTCTTCCTGCTGCCGAAACTGGCCGGGCAGAGCACCGACCAGCTTGCCCAGCAGTACATCGGAAAGGCCCCCACGCCCGCGGACATCGCCGCGGTCAAGAAGAACCTCGGCCTGGACAAGCCGGTGTACGAGCAGTACTGGGACTTCCTCAAGGGCATTTTCGTCGGCGTCGACTACAAATTCGGTCCGGAAGCGGCCAAGTGCCATGTGCCGTGCTTCGGTTACTCCTTCAAAACCCATATCGAGGTCTGGCCGGAGATCCAGAACCGGCTTCCGGTGACCCTCTCGCTGGCCGCCGGCGCGGCCGTGCTGTGGGTCGTCTCCGGTGTCGCCACCGGCGTGCTCTCCGCCCTGCGCCCCGGCTCGTTCTTCGACCGGATGGCCATGGGCGTCGCGCTGGCCGGCGTCTCCCTCCCGATGTTCTTCACCGGCGCCCTGGCGCTGGCCCTGTTCACCTACCAGTGGCCGATCTTCGAACGCAGCGACTACGTGCCGCTGATGGAGGACCCCTTCCTGTGGGCCCGGACCCTGGTCCTGCCCTGGGTGACCCTGGCCTTCCTCTACTCCGCGCTCTACGCCCGGCTCACCCGGGCGGGCATGCTGGAGACGCTCAGCGAGGACTACATCCGTACGGCCCGCGCCAAGGGCCTGCGCGAGCGCAAGGTGGTCGTCCGGCACGGTCTGCGGGCCGCGCTCACCCCGATCATCACCGTCTTCGGCATGGACCTGGGCCTGCTGCTGGGCGGTGCGCTGATCACCGAACAGGTCTTCTCGCTCAAGGGGGTCGGCGCCTTCGCCGTCGAGGCGATCAACGCCAACGACCTCCCGAACATCCTCGGCGTCACCTTGCTCGCCGCGTTCTTCATCGTCATGTGCAATCTGGTGGTGGACGTTCTGTACGCCGCCGTCGACCCGCGGGTGAGGCTCTCGTGA